TTCTGCACCGGCACCGAGCTCTCGACGATCGACCACTCACCGCCACGATCCTCGCGCACCTCGACCACCACCGCCGAGTCCTTGGCGTTCTGCAGGTCGACGCGATACGACGCCATCGCGATGGTGCGATTGGTGTTTGGCGCCGTGCTGCGCGTGGTCGTGAACGCCGTCTGCGTCCGCTTCGCGGTCACGTCGAAGGCCGTCCCGGTCGAGATGTTGAGCTCCTCTCCCGGCGCGGTGTGGCCGATCGCGCCCATCCCGATCAACTGCAGCCGCCCCGCCTTGTCGGTATCGAAGACCTGCACGCCACCACCCGGGAGCGGGAGGTCGCCGAAGGTCGTGCCGAGCTTCCGCTCAAGCCGGTACGTGACCGCGACCGGCACCTCGCGTTCATCCTCTTCCTGCGCGAAGCCGCCCCAGAACGGAATGCCGCCTGACACCGTGAAGCGCCGCTCGGCGCGCGCCGGCGTCGGGTCGAAGAGCGGCGTGACCAGCTGCGTCCCGGGCGTGAAGGTGATCCGCCCCGGCAACGTGTAGAGCCGCGCCTCGCCGACCGCTTCCTGCGACGGCGCGGCGTCTTCGAACGCATTGACGGCCTTGGCCGACATCGCATACGCGCGAGGCGACGGGCTCGGTGCCTGCACCCCGATATCCCCGGCGAGCAACTGCACCTCGGCATTCGCCAGGTCGAGCGTCCCGCTCATGATCGACGCCGCGCCTTCGATCCGGCCGGCAGCGCCCAGGATGAGCGAATAGGAAACGCCCCATGACGCGCCGCTCGTGGCGTACAGCATCTTCACGCTGCTGCGCGCCCGGTCGCTGGTCAGCGTCAGGTCGCTGACCGGCGTCGACGGCACGCGGGAGGGTTCCCAGCGAATCTGGCCGGGGCGACCGAAGAGGATCGCGCCGCCGACCTGCCACCGCTCCGGCTGCAGTGCGATGAGCCGCGCGGAGATCACGGACATCCCGGTGCCGTTCATCCGCTCGAACTGGAACTCCTCGCCGATATGCCGCCGCAGCAGCGCCTCTTCCGTCGACGCACCGTCGAAGGAGACGCGGCCGAGCTTCACGCCCGGCTCGAGGAGCATCAGCGATGCCGGCTCGAAGATCCCGAGCGGCAGCGACACCGTCGACGTGCCGGCGGCGATCGCGGCGGGGAGCGTGCGACGGATCAGCACTCGTCCGGAATTGAAGAGGGTGACGGACGGGCCGTCCGCCGATTGTTGCGCTGCCACCATCGCCGGCGCCACGAGCGCGAGCATCGCCAATCGCAGGGTTCGAGTCATCGCTGCATCTCCTCGGCCACACGGCCGGCAATCTTGTAAACCAGGACGGCGACCACCGGAACGGCGATCACGGCATACCACTGGCCTTCGGGAGACGTCGCTGGGCGTGTCAGGCTCCACGCCGCCGTGACCGCCCCCGCCAGCAGGGCCGCCCGGCGGGCCACCAACGTGACCCGACGCCGCCAGCGCTTCTGGCAGTCCGGGCACCGTTCGTTGAAATCGATGTCGGGCACCCGTCGCCCGCAATCACTGCAAGGGACCTCAGGCCACCCGAGCGGCGACGGCACGGCCGAACTCCTCGGTGGATGCGCTGCCGCCGAGGTCACGGGTGCGGACCCCATCGGCCACGATCGTGGCCACCAGCCCGCGGCGGACTCGGTCGGCCGCGGCGTGCTCACGGAGGTGGTCGAGCATCATCGCCGCCGCGAGGATCAGCGCCGACGGGTTGGCGAGCCCCTGCCCCGCGATGTCGGGGGCCGAGCCGTGCACCGCCTCGAAGATCGCCGCCGACTCGCCGATGTTGCCACCGGGTGCGAGGCCGAGGCCGCCGACCAGGCCGCTGATCTCGTCGGAGAGAATGTCGCCGAAGAGATTGGTGGTGACGATCACGTCGAACTGCTCCGGCTTCAGCACCAGCTGCATCGCCGCGTTGTCGACAATCAGGTCGTTGAACGCGACGCGTCCCTCGTACTCCTTGGCGATCTCGCGGCCGATCTCGAGAAAGAGGCCAGTGGTGAACTTGAGGATGTTCGCCTTGTGCACCAGGGACACCTTCTTGCGACCATGGCGCACCGCGTACTCGAACGCGTACCGAATCACCCGCTCCGAGTTGGCGCGCGTCACGATCGCCACCGACTCCGCCTGGCCGTGCGGATCGCCGTTGACCTCGACGTACCGCTCCTGCCCGATGTACAACCCCTCGAGGTTCTCGCGCACCAGCACGATGTCGATGCCGTCGAAGCGGCCGCCG
The DNA window shown above is from Gemmatimonadota bacterium and carries:
- a CDS encoding NAD-dependent isocitrate dehydrogenase — encoded protein: MTHTITLIPGDGIGPEITDATLHVLAATGLSFAWDRQLGGMAAVEATGDPMPEATLESIRRTNLALKGPLTTPVGGGFRSVNVALRKEFALFANVRPAKTIVPGGRFDGIDIVLVRENLEGLYIGQERYVEVNGDPHGQAESVAIVTRANSERVIRYAFEYAVRHGRKKVSLVHKANILKFTTGLFLEIGREIAKEYEGRVAFNDLIVDNAAMQLVLKPEQFDVIVTTNLFGDILSDEISGLVGGLGLAPGGNIGESAAIFEAVHGSAPDIAGQGLANPSALILAAAMMLDHLREHAAADRVRRGLVATIVADGVRTRDLGGSASTEEFGRAVAARVA